Proteins encoded together in one Balearica regulorum gibbericeps isolate bBalReg1 chromosome 3, bBalReg1.pri, whole genome shotgun sequence window:
- the POU3F2 gene encoding POU domain, class 3, transcription factor 2 isoform X2, with protein sequence MATAASNHYSLLASGSPMVHAEPPGGMQPGGGYRDAGALVQADYALQSNGHPLSHAHQWIAALSHGGPGGGGGGGGGGGGGGGGGEAPWSAGALGQPDIKPAVVQAGGRGDELPPPPPQHPPPGRAPHLVHHGGGGGHHAAAAAAAAAAAAWRAGGAAHLPPGMAAANGAQAGLLYSQPPGFTVNGMLGAAQPALHHHGLRDAHEEPPPGPPGPPHHGAEHPPPPHGPHPGAAGPAPAAAAAAAPPGPPPHHDPHSDEDTPTSDDLEQFAKQFKQRRIKLGFTQADVGLALGTLYGNVFSQTTICRFEALQLSFKNMCKLKPLLNKWLEEADSSSGSPTSIDKIAAQGRKRKKRTSIEVSVKGALESHFLKCPKPSAQEITSLADSLQLEKEVVRVWFCNRRQKEKRMTPPGGTLPGAEDVYGASRDTPPHHGVQTPVQ encoded by the coding sequence ATGGCGACCGCAGCCTCCAACCACTACAGCCTGCTCGCCTCCGGCTCCCCCATGGTGCACGCCGAGCCGCCCGGCGGCATGCAGCCCGGCGGCGGCTACCGCGACGCCGGCGCCCTGGTGCAGGCGGACTACGCGCTGCAGAGCAACGGGCACCCGCTGAGCCACGCTCACCAGTGGATCGCGGCGCTGTCCCacggcggccccggcggcggcggcggcggcggcgggggcggcggaggcggcggcggcggcggcgaggcgCCCTGGTCGGCGGGAGCGCTGGGCCAGCCCGACATCAAGCCGGCGGTGGTGCAGGCGGGCGGGCGCGGCGATgagctgccgccgccgccgccgcagcacccgccgccggggcgggcGCCGCACCTGGTGCAccacggcggcggcggcgggcaccacgcggcggcggcggcggcggcggcggcggcggcggcgtggcgggcgggcggcgcggcgcaCCTGCCGCCCGGCATGGCCGCGGCCAACGGCGCGCAGGCGGGGCTGCTCTACTCCCAGCCGCCCGGCTTCACCGTCAACGGCATGCTGGGCGCCGCGCAGCCGGCGCTGCACCACCACGGCCTGCGCGACGCCCACGaggagccgccgccggggccCCCCGGCCCGCCGCACCACGGCGCCGAGCACCCGCCGCCGCCCCACGGCCCCCACCCCGGGGCGGCCGGACcggcgcccgccgccgccgccgccgccgcgccccccgGGCCGCCGCCGCACCACGACCCGCACTCGGACGAGGACACGCCGACCTCGGACGACCTGGAGCAGTTCGCCAAGCAGTTCAAGCAGCGGCGCATCAAACTGGGATTTACCCAAGCGGACGTGGGGCTGGCGCTGGGCACCCTCTACGGCAACGTCTTCTCGCAGACCACCATCTGCCGCTTCGAGGCCCTGCAGCTCAGCTTCAAGAACATGTGCAAGCTGAAGCCTTTGTTGAACAAGTGGTTGGAGGAGGCGGACTCCTCCTCGGGCAGCCCCACCAGCATAGACAAGATCGCGGCGCAGGGCCGCAAGCGGAAAAAGCGCACCTCCATCGAGGTGAGCGTCAAGGGCGCGCTGGAGAGCCACTTCCTCAAGTGCCCCAAGCCCTCCGCCCAGGAGATCACCTCGCTCGCGGACAGCCtacagctggagaaggaggtggTGAGAGTGTGGTTTTGTAacaggagacagaaagagaagcgCATGACTCCCCCGGGAGGGACGCTGCCGGGCGCCGAGGACGTGTACGGGGCCAGCAGGGACACGCCGCCGCAccacggggtgcagaccccCGTGCAGTGA
- the POU3F2 gene encoding POU domain, class 3, transcription factor 2 isoform X1, translated as MATAASNHYSLLASGSPMVHAEPPGGMQPGGGYRDAGALVQADYALQSNGHPLSHAHQWIAALSHGGPGGGGGGGGGGGGGGGGGEAPWSAGALGQPDIKPAVVQAGGRGDELPPPPPQHPPPGRAPHLVHHGGGGGHHAAAAAAAAAAAAWRAGGAAHLPPGMAAANGAQAGLLYSQPPGFTVNGMLGAAQPALHHHGLRDAHEEPPPGPPGPPHHGAEHPPPPHGPHPGAAGPAPAAAAAAAPPGPPPHHDPHSDEDTPTSDDLEQFAKQFKQRRIKLGFTQADVGLALGTLYGNVFSQTTICRFEALQLSFKNMCKLKPLLNKWLEEADSSSGSPTSIDKIAAQGRKRKKRTSIEETEREAHDSPGRDAAGRRGRVRGQQGHAAAPRGADPRAVNSRRGRPAPPPPPPPPPPLLLPPTFDCPPFFLFWFCFFFFLIFSYL; from the exons ATGGCGACCGCAGCCTCCAACCACTACAGCCTGCTCGCCTCCGGCTCCCCCATGGTGCACGCCGAGCCGCCCGGCGGCATGCAGCCCGGCGGCGGCTACCGCGACGCCGGCGCCCTGGTGCAGGCGGACTACGCGCTGCAGAGCAACGGGCACCCGCTGAGCCACGCTCACCAGTGGATCGCGGCGCTGTCCCacggcggccccggcggcggcggcggcggcggcgggggcggcggaggcggcggcggcggcggcgaggcgCCCTGGTCGGCGGGAGCGCTGGGCCAGCCCGACATCAAGCCGGCGGTGGTGCAGGCGGGCGGGCGCGGCGATgagctgccgccgccgccgccgcagcacccgccgccggggcgggcGCCGCACCTGGTGCAccacggcggcggcggcgggcaccacgcggcggcggcggcggcggcggcggcggcggcggcgtggcgggcgggcggcgcggcgcaCCTGCCGCCCGGCATGGCCGCGGCCAACGGCGCGCAGGCGGGGCTGCTCTACTCCCAGCCGCCCGGCTTCACCGTCAACGGCATGCTGGGCGCCGCGCAGCCGGCGCTGCACCACCACGGCCTGCGCGACGCCCACGaggagccgccgccggggccCCCCGGCCCGCCGCACCACGGCGCCGAGCACCCGCCGCCGCCCCACGGCCCCCACCCCGGGGCGGCCGGACcggcgcccgccgccgccgccgccgccgcgccccccgGGCCGCCGCCGCACCACGACCCGCACTCGGACGAGGACACGCCGACCTCGGACGACCTGGAGCAGTTCGCCAAGCAGTTCAAGCAGCGGCGCATCAAACTGGGATTTACCCAAGCGGACGTGGGGCTGGCGCTGGGCACCCTCTACGGCAACGTCTTCTCGCAGACCACCATCTGCCGCTTCGAGGCCCTGCAGCTCAGCTTCAAGAACATGTGCAAGCTGAAGCCTTTGTTGAACAAGTGGTTGGAGGAGGCGGACTCCTCCTCGGGCAGCCCCACCAGCATAGACAAGATCGCGGCGCAGGGCCGCAAGCGGAAAAAGCGCACCTCCATCGAG gagacagaaagagaagcgCATGACTCCCCCGGGAGGGACGCTGCCGGGCGCCGAGGACGTGTACGGGGCCAGCAGGGACACGCCGCCGCAccacggggtgcagaccccCGTGCAGTGAACTCGCGGCGGGGGCGCCCggcccctcctcctcctcctcctcctcctcctcctctcctccttcccccaacTTTTGAttgtcctcctttttttcttttttggttttgtttttttttttttttaattttctcctatctttaa